The following proteins come from a genomic window of Actinomycetota bacterium:
- a CDS encoding NYN domain-containing protein, translating to MDDTQEDRLAVYIDYENLAIGARDTGYRFDVGALADILAERGRLVVRRAYADWHLFSDDRRSLVDGHVELIDIPQRPDSVRKNAADIKMAVDAMELAFTSEYVSTFVIVSGDSDFTPLVNKLRALNKRVIGVGVQGSTSSMLPPACDEFIFYDRLENAPRRDGRPARATRPKEGRAKHDSVHDLNRLVTQTLSGLQRSSTGPVYASSLKRALLRKDPTFSEAEYGFRAFTELLRHLESEGQLELSEGPAQGDPQVDFAEASGGEQQAFDLLVDVVRDLQERNGDEPPLSGLKDQIRKRDAEFSEKDFGFSSFLQFVKAADTRGLIDLTFDEDDAEYYLRATAR from the coding sequence ATGGACGACACCCAGGAAGATCGACTCGCGGTCTACATCGACTACGAGAACCTCGCGATCGGCGCACGCGACACCGGGTACCGGTTCGACGTCGGCGCGCTCGCGGACATCCTCGCGGAGCGTGGCCGGCTGGTGGTCCGCCGGGCGTACGCCGACTGGCACCTGTTCAGCGACGATCGTCGGTCGCTGGTCGACGGCCACGTCGAGCTGATCGACATCCCGCAGCGGCCGGACTCGGTGCGCAAGAACGCCGCGGACATCAAGATGGCGGTGGACGCGATGGAGCTGGCGTTCACCAGCGAGTACGTGTCCACGTTCGTGATCGTGTCCGGTGACTCGGATTTCACGCCGTTGGTCAACAAGCTCCGAGCGCTGAACAAGCGGGTGATCGGCGTGGGCGTGCAGGGATCGACGTCGTCAATGCTCCCGCCCGCCTGTGACGAGTTCATCTTCTACGACCGGCTGGAGAACGCTCCGCGCCGGGACGGCCGTCCTGCCCGCGCGACGCGTCCGAAGGAAGGCCGGGCGAAGCACGACAGCGTCCATGACCTCAACCGGCTGGTCACGCAGACCCTGTCCGGTCTGCAACGGTCATCGACCGGCCCGGTGTACGCATCGAGCCTCAAGCGCGCACTGCTCCGGAAGGATCCCACGTTCTCGGAGGCGGAGTACGGGTTCCGGGCGTTCACCGAGCTGCTCCGCCATCTGGAATCGGAAGGGCAGCTGGAGCTGTCGGAGGGACCGGCTCAGGGTGATCCGCAGGTCGATTTCGCTGAAGCCAGCGGCGGCGAGCAGCAGGCGTTCGACCTGCTCGTCGACGTGGTCCGCGACCTGCAGGAGCGGAACGGCGACGAACCGCCGCTTTCCGGCCTGAAGGACCAGATCCGCAAGCGGGACGCCGAGTTCTCCGAGAAGGACTTCGGGTTCTCCAGCTTCCTGCAGTTCGTCAAGGCCGCCGACACCCGCGGGCTGATCGACCTGACGTTCGATGAGGACGACGCCGAGTACTACCTGCGCGCCACCGCCCGTTGA
- a CDS encoding ATP-dependent Clp protease proteolytic subunit yields the protein MSVELDELTGISQQAFRKLFESRILYLKGPIEDTNADPLVAQMLALDAESKDDITLYVNSPGGIISGLFAVFDTMQLLRSKVNTRCVGMAASAAAVILASGTGTRSATENARIMIHQPLGGARGSARDIEIQAQNIVYLRERINEILAERTGQPVDKIREDTDRDFWLTAAEAREYGLIDQVVGKAEGPTGG from the coding sequence ATCAGCGTGGAGCTCGACGAACTCACCGGCATCAGCCAGCAGGCGTTCCGCAAGCTGTTCGAATCGCGGATCCTGTACTTGAAGGGCCCGATCGAGGACACCAACGCTGATCCGCTGGTCGCGCAGATGCTCGCACTGGACGCGGAAAGCAAAGACGACATCACCCTCTACGTCAACTCCCCCGGCGGGATCATCAGCGGGCTGTTCGCGGTCTTCGACACGATGCAGCTGCTGCGCTCGAAGGTGAACACACGTTGCGTGGGGATGGCGGCGTCCGCCGCAGCGGTGATCCTCGCCAGCGGGACCGGCACGCGGTCAGCGACCGAGAACGCCCGGATCATGATCCACCAGCCGCTCGGTGGCGCGCGCGGCTCGGCCCGCGACATCGAGATCCAGGCTCAGAACATCGTGTACCTGCGTGAGCGGATCAACGAGATCCTGGCCGAGCGGACCGGGCAGCCCGTGGACAAGATCCGCGAGGACACCGACCGCGACTTCTGGCTGACCGCCGCCGAAGCGCGTGAGTACGGCCTGATCGATCAGGTCGTCGGGAAGGCCGAGGGACCCACCGGCGGGTGA